In a single window of the Sporichthyaceae bacterium genome:
- the rplI gene encoding 50S ribosomal protein L9: protein MKLILTQEVSGLGAPGDVVEVKDGYGRNYLVPRGYALLWTRGGEKQIAAIRRARQAREIADLDQAKAAKAQLENLKVNLTARSGNSGRLFGAVTVAEVVAAVTAAGGPPVDKRRVEIGNPIKATGAHKVSVRLHPEVSATVTVNVVAA, encoded by the coding sequence ATGAAGCTGATCCTCACTCAGGAGGTCTCCGGCCTCGGGGCCCCCGGCGATGTCGTCGAGGTCAAGGACGGCTACGGCCGTAACTACCTCGTCCCGCGGGGCTACGCCCTGCTCTGGACCCGCGGTGGCGAGAAGCAGATCGCCGCAATCCGTCGTGCCCGGCAGGCCCGCGAGATCGCGGACCTCGACCAGGCCAAGGCCGCCAAGGCCCAGCTGGAAAACCTGAAGGTCAACCTGACGGCCCGCTCCGGCAACTCCGGTCGCCTGTTCGGTGCCGTCACGGTGGCCGAGGTCGTCGCGGCCGTCACGGCCGCCGGTGGCCCGCCGGTGGACAAGCGCCGCGTCGAGATCGGGAACCCGATCAAGGCGACCGGTGCGCACAAGGTCTCGGTCCGCCTGCACCCCGAGGTGTCGGCCACGGTGACCGTGAACGTCGTCGCGGCCTAA
- the rpsR gene encoding 30S ribosomal protein S18, whose translation MAKAPIRKPKKKVCMFCKDKIKYVDYKDTPLLRRFISDRGKIRARRVTGNCTQHQRDIAVAVKNSREMALLPYTSTAR comes from the coding sequence ATGGCCAAGGCGCCGATCCGCAAACCGAAGAAGAAGGTTTGCATGTTCTGCAAGGACAAGATCAAGTACGTCGACTACAAGGACACCCCGTTGCTGCGTCGGTTCATCTCCGACCGCGGAAAGATCCGGGCCCGGCGGGTGACCGGCAACTGCACGCAGCACCAGCGCGACATCGCTGTCGCGGTCAAGAACAGCCGCGAGATGGCGCTGCTGCCCTACACCAGCACCGCCCGCTAG
- a CDS encoding single-stranded DNA-binding protein — MAGDTTITVIGNLVDDPELRFTPSGAAVAKFRIASTPRTLDRATNEWKDGESLFLTCNVWRQAAENVAESLTKGTRVIVSGRLKQRSYETREGEKRTVYEIEVDELGPSLRSATAKVSRASRGGGGGGGGGGGGGFGGGPTDDPWASAAPANSGGGWGGSGSAGGGGGGAGDFSDEPPF; from the coding sequence ATGGCTGGCGACACCACGATCACCGTCATCGGCAACCTGGTCGACGACCCCGAGCTCCGCTTCACACCCAGTGGAGCCGCGGTCGCGAAGTTCCGCATCGCCTCGACGCCCCGCACCCTCGACCGGGCGACGAACGAGTGGAAGGACGGGGAAAGCCTCTTCCTAACGTGCAACGTGTGGCGGCAGGCCGCCGAGAACGTCGCCGAGTCCCTCACCAAGGGCACCCGGGTGATCGTTTCCGGACGGTTGAAGCAACGCTCGTACGAGACCCGTGAGGGCGAGAAGCGCACCGTGTACGAGATCGAGGTCGACGAGCTGGGCCCGAGCCTGCGCAGCGCGACCGCCAAGGTCAGCCGTGCCTCCCGGGGTGGCGGCGGCGGCGGTGGTGGCGGTGGTGGCGGCGGGTTCGGTGGCGGCCCGACCGACGATCCGTGGGCGAGCGCGGCCCCGGCAAACTCCGGCGGTGGCTGGGGTGGCAGTGGCAGTGCCGGCGGGGGCGGCGGCGGCGCGGGCGACTTCTCCGACGAGCCCCCGTTCTGA
- the rpsF gene encoding 30S ribosomal protein S6 — translation MRRYELMVILDPDLDERTIAPSLEQFLGVVRNAGGTVESVNVWGKRRLAYEIRKKADGFYAVVDLAAEPAVLAELDRQLNLNESVLRTKVIRPDVR, via the coding sequence GTGCGTCGATACGAACTGATGGTCATCCTCGACCCCGACCTCGACGAGCGCACAATCGCGCCCTCGCTCGAGCAGTTCCTCGGGGTTGTCCGCAATGCCGGCGGCACCGTCGAATCGGTGAATGTGTGGGGCAAGCGTCGCCTGGCCTACGAGATCCGCAAGAAGGCCGACGGCTTCTACGCCGTGGTCGACCTCGCCGCCGAGCCGGCCGTCCTGGCCGAGCTGGACCGGCAGCTGAACCTGAACGAGTCCGTGCTGCGCACCAAGGTCATCCGACCCGACGTGCGCTGA
- a CDS encoding deoxyribonuclease IV translates to MVLIGAHVDSPDPVAAARERGADLVQLFLGDPQGWKGPEIPYAGGAAALRSAATAANLRLYVHAPYVINVATTNNRIRMPSRKLLSQHVAAAASVGAAGLIVHGGHVLKDDDPALGVENWRKTFERMECEIPVLIENTAGGEQAMARRLDALARLWDAIGEFNPGFCLDTCHAHAGGEELATIVDRVKAITGRVDLIHANDSKDAFDSGRDRHENLGAGNLDPDDLVAVVSAAGAPVVCETPGGAAGQAADIAWLRGRVPA, encoded by the coding sequence ATGGTGCTGATCGGTGCGCACGTCGATTCCCCGGACCCGGTGGCCGCGGCGCGCGAGCGCGGTGCCGACCTCGTCCAGTTGTTCCTCGGCGACCCGCAGGGCTGGAAGGGGCCGGAGATCCCCTACGCGGGGGGCGCCGCCGCACTGCGTTCGGCCGCGACGGCGGCGAACCTACGGCTGTACGTCCACGCTCCCTACGTCATCAACGTGGCGACCACGAACAACCGCATCCGGATGCCCAGCCGAAAGCTGCTCTCCCAGCACGTCGCGGCGGCGGCCTCGGTCGGGGCGGCGGGGTTGATCGTCCACGGCGGGCACGTGCTGAAGGACGACGACCCGGCCCTCGGCGTCGAGAACTGGCGCAAGACATTCGAGCGCATGGAGTGCGAGATCCCGGTGCTGATCGAGAACACCGCCGGGGGCGAGCAGGCGATGGCTCGCCGGCTCGACGCGCTGGCCCGGCTCTGGGACGCGATCGGCGAGTTCAACCCCGGGTTCTGCCTGGACACCTGCCACGCCCACGCCGGCGGCGAGGAACTGGCGACGATCGTCGACCGGGTCAAGGCCATCACCGGCCGGGTCGACCTGATCCACGCCAACGACTCCAAGGACGCCTTCGACTCCGGTCGGGACCGCCACGAGAACCTCGGCGCGGGCAACCTCGACCCGGACGACCTGGTCGCGGTGGTCAGCGCGGCCGGTGCGCCGGTGGTGTGCGAGACGCCGGGCGGGGCGGCCGGTCAGGCCGCGGACATCGCCTGGCTGCGCGGGCGCGTGCCCGCCTGA
- a CDS encoding glycosyltransferase family 87 protein — translation MLRAPPGPTDLGTALLLTALRSRGLSAPRLVVPYLLLLSLFAVSRIFLLVLTIREPSLNIPSSTGDVRYYYEGWYSVLSHGSFPHDDMRWQYPPAAALAILAPGLLPFSYDTSFYLASFAFDVLAFGVLLRACHVRLERTPSGRLRRPAWAAWVWAIGVPLGGPIVYGRYDLIVTSVTICALVLLLGPAGRARKVQQSLGGALVGLGVLIKIWPALILLALGPVQRARRAWVSAAISGVAILGAFCLTMPNALEFIGHQGHRGIEIESLGALPFQIAVHHGWDGRLVNYDSFEYVGSWTNAVALLCLISSLLAVAWLVAWRVTVRTWNTSTVADAALVALLLFVITSRVISPQYMVWLVGLGAACALNFGPRGDSVMRLPVVLVLAATGLSAVEFPYWFDDLIRADRGAVLLLTVRNLLLVSAALIGAARLWRSTRGGAVATAGDRDEPVPAEHAEGVPPAPRAGSRELDSTSRP, via the coding sequence GTGCTCCGTGCACCCCCCGGCCCGACCGACCTCGGGACGGCACTGTTGCTCACCGCCCTTCGCTCGCGGGGACTGTCCGCGCCGCGCCTGGTGGTGCCGTACCTGCTGCTGCTCTCGTTGTTCGCGGTCAGTCGGATCTTCCTGCTGGTTCTCACGATCCGCGAGCCGAGCCTGAACATCCCCTCGAGCACCGGCGACGTCCGGTACTACTACGAGGGCTGGTACTCGGTCCTGTCGCACGGGTCGTTCCCGCACGACGACATGCGCTGGCAGTACCCGCCCGCCGCGGCGCTGGCGATCCTGGCCCCGGGCCTGCTCCCGTTCAGCTACGACACCAGCTTCTACCTGGCCTCCTTCGCGTTCGACGTGCTCGCGTTCGGCGTGCTGCTGCGGGCTTGCCACGTCCGGCTGGAGCGCACGCCGTCCGGTCGGCTCCGGCGTCCGGCCTGGGCGGCCTGGGTGTGGGCGATCGGCGTGCCGCTGGGCGGACCGATCGTCTACGGCCGCTACGACCTGATCGTCACCTCGGTGACCATCTGCGCGTTGGTGCTGCTGCTCGGGCCGGCCGGCCGAGCGCGGAAGGTGCAGCAGAGCCTGGGCGGGGCGCTGGTCGGGCTCGGCGTGCTGATCAAGATCTGGCCCGCCCTGATCCTGCTCGCGCTCGGCCCGGTGCAGCGGGCCCGCCGGGCCTGGGTCAGCGCAGCGATCTCCGGCGTCGCGATCCTCGGGGCGTTCTGCCTGACCATGCCGAACGCGCTGGAGTTCATCGGCCACCAAGGTCATCGCGGCATCGAGATCGAGTCGCTGGGGGCACTGCCGTTCCAGATCGCCGTGCACCACGGCTGGGACGGACGGCTGGTCAACTACGACTCGTTCGAGTACGTCGGGTCGTGGACCAACGCGGTCGCGCTGCTCTGCCTGATCAGCAGCCTGCTGGCGGTCGCCTGGCTGGTGGCCTGGCGGGTCACCGTGCGGACCTGGAACACCTCGACGGTCGCCGACGCGGCGCTGGTCGCGCTGCTGCTGTTCGTGATCACCTCCCGGGTGATCAGCCCGCAGTACATGGTGTGGCTGGTCGGTCTCGGCGCAGCGTGCGCGCTGAACTTCGGCCCACGCGGCGACTCGGTGATGCGGTTGCCGGTGGTGCTCGTGCTGGCCGCGACCGGCCTGAGCGCGGTGGAATTCCCGTACTGGTTCGACGACCTGATCCGCGCCGATCGCGGCGCCGTGCTGCTGCTGACGGTGCGCAACTTGCTGCTGGTCTCCGCCGCGCTGATCGGCGCCGCCCGGCTGTGGCGCAGCACCCGGGGTGGCGCGGTGGCCACGGCCGGCGACCGGGACGAGCCGGTTCCGGCCGAGCACGCCGAGGGTGTCCCACCGGCGCCGCGTGCAGGGAGCCGCGAACTCGATTCGACCTCGCGACCCTGA
- a CDS encoding peptidoglycan bridge formation glycyltransferase FemA/FemB family protein, whose amino-acid sequence MSLTVRPISREEHLALVSRRGHASFLQCPSWGDVKRDWRSESIGWFDPDGKVVGAGLVLYRQVPRMRRYFAYLPEGPLLDWAAATDLTELRGLLDPMIAHLRSRRAFAVRMGPPVVVRRWSAETVKAAVAQGAATRLRDLTPDTTSNDAVRMVDMLRTLGWAPTAGAEGFTAGQPQFVFQVPLAGRSVEEIFAGFNQLWRRNVRKAEKSGVSVELGTPGDLDEFHKLYEVTAARDKFTPRPRSYFSTMMEALTAEDRDRFRLYLARHEGDLLAATIWIRVGSHCWYSYGASADHKRDLKPSNAIQWRMLTDAHAAGAAVYDLRGITETLDPNDHLFGLIQFKLGTGGEAVEYLGEWDFPLNPMLHKAFQLYLARRG is encoded by the coding sequence GTGTCGCTGACCGTTCGTCCGATCAGTCGCGAGGAGCACCTCGCGCTGGTGAGCCGCCGTGGCCATGCCAGCTTCCTGCAGTGCCCGTCCTGGGGCGACGTCAAGCGGGACTGGCGCAGCGAGAGCATCGGCTGGTTCGACCCCGACGGCAAGGTCGTCGGGGCGGGCCTGGTGCTCTACCGCCAGGTGCCGCGGATGCGCCGGTACTTCGCGTACCTGCCCGAGGGCCCGCTGCTGGACTGGGCCGCGGCCACCGACCTGACCGAGCTGCGCGGTTTGCTCGACCCGATGATCGCCCACCTGCGGTCCCGACGCGCCTTCGCGGTGCGCATGGGCCCGCCCGTGGTGGTGCGCCGCTGGTCGGCCGAGACCGTGAAGGCCGCGGTGGCGCAGGGCGCCGCGACCCGGTTGCGCGACCTGACCCCGGACACGACGTCGAACGACGCGGTCCGGATGGTCGACATGCTGCGCACGCTGGGCTGGGCCCCGACAGCCGGCGCGGAGGGTTTCACGGCCGGGCAGCCGCAGTTCGTGTTCCAGGTGCCGCTGGCCGGGCGCTCGGTCGAGGAGATCTTCGCAGGCTTCAACCAGCTCTGGCGGCGCAACGTACGCAAGGCCGAGAAGTCCGGGGTGAGCGTGGAGCTCGGCACCCCGGGCGACCTCGACGAGTTCCACAAGCTTTACGAGGTGACCGCGGCGCGCGACAAGTTCACCCCGCGCCCGCGCAGTTACTTCAGCACGATGATGGAGGCCCTGACGGCCGAGGACCGGGACCGCTTCCGGCTTTACCTGGCCCGGCACGAGGGCGATCTGCTGGCCGCGACGATCTGGATCCGGGTCGGGAGCCACTGCTGGTACTCCTACGGGGCCTCGGCCGACCACAAGCGCGACCTGAAGCCGTCGAACGCGATCCAGTGGCGGATGCTGACCGATGCCCACGCCGCCGGCGCGGCCGTGTACGACCTGCGCGGGATCACCGAGACCCTGGACCCGAACGACCACCTGTTCGGGTTGATCCAGTTCAAGCTCGGCACCGGCGGCGAGGCCGTGGAGTACCTGGGGGAGTGGGACTTCCCGCTGAATCCCATGCTGCACAAGGCCTTCCAGCTCTACCTGGCCCGGCGCGGCTGA